Proteins encoded by one window of Anaeromyxobacter diazotrophicus:
- a CDS encoding lysophospholipid acyltransferase family protein, producing MAAPKTGKKRAAKKRRPAAARAPRPALGNDPFERGAAVRPAVAGAAPDRAARLGEVSTPNPTPNPTSTSTATSTATSTATGSPTASGTSAPVAATTAARRAPAPAAPHGVGAAVEAVRERLDAVEQRLESAAGGAAERLRDLARQEAAGQLARDLGQALAGLLPALRERLAGLAQLRSLLSGPGELDFFGMDRELAARAAPVLDFLYGTWWRVEVRQIEHVPSEGPVMVVANHGGALAWDALVLRMALAREHPARRDLRPLLDDPALKAPIFGSASTRLGAVPATPENALRLLGAGTAVAVFPEGSRNAGRPWTQRYRVERFGRGGFARIALRAGAAVVPCAIVGSEETSAPFARPGWLAERLGIPFLGSSASLPLAPLGVLPLPSRWSLRFGEPIPAGAADAAASEDQAQVLALTERTRASLQQLLDEDVAARRSVYL from the coding sequence ATGGCCGCACCGAAGACCGGCAAGAAGCGGGCGGCGAAGAAGCGGCGCCCCGCCGCGGCCCGCGCCCCGCGGCCGGCGCTCGGGAACGACCCGTTCGAGCGCGGGGCCGCGGTGCGGCCGGCGGTGGCTGGGGCGGCGCCGGACCGGGCGGCGAGGCTGGGCGAGGTCTCGACCCCGAACCCGACCCCGAACCCGACCTCGACCTCGACCGCGACCTCGACCGCGACCTCGACCGCGACCGGGAGTCCGACGGCATCCGGGACCTCGGCGCCGGTGGCGGCCACGACCGCTGCCCGTCGGGCTCCGGCGCCGGCCGCGCCCCACGGCGTGGGGGCGGCGGTGGAGGCGGTGCGCGAGCGCCTCGACGCGGTGGAGCAGCGGCTGGAGTCCGCCGCGGGCGGGGCGGCCGAGCGGCTGCGCGACCTCGCTCGCCAGGAGGCCGCCGGCCAGCTCGCGCGCGACCTGGGGCAGGCGCTGGCGGGGCTCCTGCCGGCGCTGCGGGAGCGGCTCGCCGGGCTGGCGCAGCTGCGTTCCCTGCTCTCCGGCCCCGGCGAGCTCGACTTCTTCGGGATGGACCGGGAGCTGGCCGCCCGCGCCGCGCCGGTGCTCGACTTCCTGTACGGCACCTGGTGGCGGGTCGAGGTGCGCCAGATCGAGCACGTCCCCAGCGAAGGGCCGGTGATGGTGGTGGCGAACCACGGCGGCGCGCTGGCCTGGGACGCGCTGGTGCTGCGGATGGCGCTGGCGCGCGAGCACCCCGCCCGCCGCGACCTCCGGCCGCTGCTCGACGACCCGGCCCTCAAGGCCCCCATCTTCGGCAGCGCCTCGACGCGGCTCGGCGCCGTGCCGGCCACGCCCGAGAACGCGCTCCGCCTCCTGGGCGCCGGCACCGCGGTGGCGGTGTTCCCGGAGGGCAGCCGCAACGCCGGCCGCCCCTGGACGCAGCGCTACCGCGTCGAGCGCTTCGGCCGCGGCGGCTTCGCCCGCATCGCGCTCCGCGCCGGGGCCGCCGTCGTCCCCTGCGCCATCGTGGGCAGCGAGGAGACGAGCGCGCCCTTCGCGCGGCCGGGCTGGCTGGCCGAGCGGCTCGGGATCCCGTTCCTCGGCAGCTCGGCCTCCCTCCCCCTCGCGCCGCTCGGGGTCCTCCCCTTGCCGTCGCGCTGGTCGCTGCGCTTCGGCGAGCCCATCCCGGCCGGCGCCGCCGACGCCGCCGCCTCCGAGGACCAGGCCCAGGTGCTCGCCCTGACCGAGCGCACCCGCGCCTCCCTGCAGCAGCTGCTCGACGAGGACGTGGCGGCGCGCAGATCAGTGTATCTCTGA